From the genome of Bernardetia sp., one region includes:
- a CDS encoding PepSY-like domain-containing protein, producing MLKFISSLSFVFIFLGSLNAFAVAQDLPSSVQPTFEQKFTGAKVISYHEINGEHNVIFQQENEVKSARFDASGKWIDTIISLNPGTAPSKIEEYIASNHAGKNGHIRRIENAQGTTFLAFISETKAIRFDKDGNMTKEEDVSSIDEAALSTIK from the coding sequence ATGTTAAAATTTATTTCTTCCCTCTCATTTGTTTTCATTTTTCTTGGCAGTCTTAATGCTTTTGCAGTAGCTCAAGACCTACCTTCATCAGTACAGCCAACATTTGAGCAAAAATTTACAGGAGCTAAAGTAATTAGTTATCACGAAATCAATGGAGAGCATAACGTTATCTTTCAACAGGAAAACGAAGTAAAATCAGCTCGTTTTGATGCTAGTGGAAAATGGATTGATACTATTATTTCTCTAAACCCTGGAACTGCCCCTTCCAAAATTGAAGAATATATTGCCTCAAACCATGCAGGAAAAAACGGACATATCAGAAGAATCGAAAACGCACAGGGTACTACTTTTTTAGCCTTTATTAGCGAAACAAAAGCTATTCGTTTTGATAAAGACGGCAATATGACTAAGGAAGAAGATGTGAGTTCTATTGATGAAGCTGCACTAAGTACAATAAAATAA
- a CDS encoding NAD(P)/FAD-dependent oxidoreductase, with translation MKKELSLVLPPEIAFEKEAFERFIYKKLNISQNTEDVTIRQTRRSLDARQRDLKVNVWAEVFIGEKATPVISYKREYPNVRNAPQAVVVGAGPAGMFAALRLVELGIKPILLERGKDVKKRVSDIAAISRRHIVNPDSNYCFGEGGAGTYSDGKLYTRAKKRGDWRRILEIFVAHGANQDILIDNHPHIGTNKLPRIVAEMRQSILDAGGEVLFETKVTDFIIKKGKEEELKGVVLENGDKIEGIGVILATGHSARDIFELLDRKKILIEAKPFAIGVRVEHQQKLIDKIQYKREERQKYLPAASYSLVQQVPYDNLEKGVFSFCMCPGGFIVPAATTEGEVVVNGMSPSKRNSKYANSGIVVAIDEREWNKKYFKKGALAGLYYQEEIEKRACQVAGNTQVAPAQRLQDFTQKRISSSLLDTSYQPGLISIEMAKVLPPEIVERLRLGFQAFDKKMKGFLTNEAQIVGVESRTSSPVRIPRERETREHPILKRLFPCGEGAGYAGGIASAAIDGERCAEKLAELYDKKR, from the coding sequence ATGAAAAAAGAGCTTTCCTTAGTTTTGCCTCCAGAGATTGCTTTCGAAAAAGAAGCCTTTGAAAGGTTTATTTATAAGAAACTAAATATTTCGCAGAATACAGAAGATGTAACCATCCGACAAACTCGTCGCTCTTTAGATGCTCGTCAGAGAGACTTGAAAGTTAATGTATGGGCAGAAGTATTTATAGGAGAGAAAGCAACACCAGTTATTTCTTATAAAAGAGAATATCCAAATGTGAGAAATGCTCCACAAGCTGTTGTGGTGGGTGCTGGACCTGCAGGAATGTTTGCAGCACTTCGTTTGGTAGAGTTAGGAATCAAGCCTATTTTATTAGAAAGAGGTAAAGATGTGAAAAAACGAGTGTCAGATATTGCAGCTATTAGTCGTCGTCACATTGTCAATCCAGATTCAAATTATTGTTTCGGAGAAGGAGGTGCAGGCACATATTCCGATGGGAAACTTTATACAAGAGCCAAAAAAAGGGGCGATTGGCGAAGAATACTAGAAATTTTTGTAGCACATGGAGCAAATCAAGATATTCTTATAGATAACCATCCTCATATTGGAACTAATAAGTTACCTAGAATAGTAGCTGAAATGAGACAAAGTATTTTAGATGCAGGAGGAGAGGTTCTCTTTGAAACAAAAGTAACAGATTTTATCATCAAAAAAGGAAAAGAAGAGGAGCTAAAGGGTGTCGTTTTGGAAAATGGAGATAAAATAGAAGGCATAGGTGTTATTTTGGCAACAGGACACTCAGCTAGAGATATTTTTGAGCTTTTAGACAGAAAAAAAATACTCATTGAAGCCAAGCCTTTTGCTATTGGAGTGCGAGTAGAACACCAGCAAAAACTGATAGATAAAATTCAGTACAAGAGAGAAGAACGACAAAAATATTTACCTGCTGCCTCGTATTCATTGGTTCAGCAAGTTCCTTATGATAATTTAGAAAAAGGAGTTTTTTCATTTTGTATGTGTCCAGGAGGGTTTATTGTGCCTGCTGCTACTACAGAAGGTGAGGTAGTAGTAAATGGAATGTCCCCTTCTAAAAGAAACTCAAAATATGCTAACTCTGGAATTGTAGTAGCCATAGATGAACGAGAGTGGAATAAAAAATATTTTAAAAAGGGAGCTTTAGCTGGGCTTTATTACCAAGAAGAAATTGAAAAGAGAGCTTGTCAGGTTGCAGGTAATACACAAGTAGCTCCTGCTCAACGACTACAAGACTTTACACAAAAACGTATTTCTTCATCTCTTTTAGATACTTCATATCAACCAGGACTTATCTCTATTGAGATGGCAAAAGTATTGCCTCCAGAAATTGTGGAGCGTTTAAGGTTAGGTTTCCAAGCCTTTGATAAGAAAATGAAAGGGTTTCTTACTAATGAAGCTCAAATTGTAGGAGTAGAGAGTCGTACATCTTCTCCTGTAAGGATACCAAGAGAAAGAGAAACAAGAGAGCATCCTATTTTAAAACGCTTATTCCCTTGTGGAGAAGGTGCAGGCTATGCAGGAGGAATTGCCTCAGCTGCTATAGATGGAGAGCGTTGTGCTGAGAAACTGGCAGAGTTGTATGATAAAAAACGATGA